The following proteins are co-located in the Arctopsyche grandis isolate Sample6627 chromosome 3, ASM5162203v2, whole genome shotgun sequence genome:
- the IFT52 gene encoding intraflagellar transport 52, giving the protein MKDPNVKNTIIFNASKNELFKLNENYKIFHRKLKGSWKVTINREQITQSMLEDVKVLIIPTPQDVFTDAEFSCLKQFVSEGGSVLVTLTDGGEDNNNTNINFFLEEYGVVINNDCAVRVKYNKYFHPKQCLVANGIVNRAIVKAILKMPNYKPNPDNYGEDPNSPMFIYPHGATLNVKKPSTVVLSSGEAAYPVKRPLASFYKGEKNGKLVVFGSGHFFDDQYIEQECNDHLREIVMGFLTSTSEIQLHPVDADDPDINVYRTLPDTVFMSEILRPCLTAGDEGDGWGESGQNSKQLDFTAMFDMHLFSFNYNNVPDAIELYSLLGLKHEPLKLIKPQLETPLPVLQVAVFPPTFRELPPPPLELFDLDDAFSSETSRLAQLTNKCLVPIVRGKQNKPADQSANKQIEADLEYFVRECGRICKVGNDSANLNAKQILNTIGLQIAQFKKIGKKD; this is encoded by the exons ATGAAGGATCCTAATGTGAAAAATACTATCATCTTCAATGCATCAAAAAACGAGCTTTTTAAActgaatgaaaattataaaattttccataGGAAGCTCAAAGGTTCATGGAAAGTTACGAT AAATCGCGAACAAATAACGCAATCAATGCTGGAAGACGTTAAAGTATTGATAATACCTACACCGCAAGATGTTTTCACCGATGCTGAATTTTCGTGCTTAAAGCAATTTGTATCCGAAGGTGGATCTGTCTTAGTAACACTCACAGATGGGGGAGAAGATaataacaatacaaatattaatttctttttagaAGAATATGGAGTTGTAATAAATAATG ATTGCGCGGTTCGTGTAaagtacaataaatattttcatccaAAACAATGCTTAGTTGCCAATGGAATAGTCAACAGAGCAATAGTAAAAGCTATTTTGAAAATGCCCAATTATAAACCGAATCCTGACAATTATGG CGAAGATCCAAATTCACCCATGTTTATTTACCCACACGGAGCTACATTGAATGTAAAGAAACCCTCTACAGTAGTCTTATCCAGCGGGGAAGCAGCATATCCTGTAAAAAGGCCGCTAGCATCATTTTATAAGGGAGAAAAAAatg gaAAATTAGTAGTGTTCGGTTCAGGTCATTTCTTTGATGATCAATACATTGAACAAGAATGCAATGACCACTTGAGAGAAATAGTCATGGGTTTTCTAACGTCTACTTCTGAAATTCAACTTCATCCTGTGGATGCTGATGACCCAgat ATCAACGTATATAGAACACTCCCAGACACAGTGTTCATGTCGGAAATCCTACGACCATGCTTAACAGCTGGGGATGAAGGTGATGGATGGGGTGAATCAGGACAAAATTCCAAGCAATTAGACTTCACTGCTATGTTTGATATGCatcttttttcatttaattataataatg TTCCAGATGCAATTGAGCTGTATAGTTTATTGGGATTAAAACATGAACCGCTGAAACTTATTAAGCCACAGCTAGAAACACCATTGCCGGTTTTACAAGTTGCT GTTTTTCCTCCAACATTTCGAGAGCTGCCACCTCCACCCTTGGAACTGTTTGATCTTGACGATGCATTCAGCTCGGAAACATCACGTTTGGCTCAGTTGACCAATAAATGTCTCGTTCCGATTGTAAGAGGAAAGCAAAACAAGCCTGCAGACCAGTCTGCAAATAAGCAAATAGAAGCAGACTTGGAATACTTCGTCAGGGAGTGTGGGAGGATATGCAAAGTCGGCAACGACTCAGCGAATTTGAACGCAAAGcaaattttgaatacaattgGCTTGCAAATAGCGCAGTTCAAAAAAATCGGCAAGAaagattga